A genomic window from Pseudonocardia broussonetiae includes:
- a CDS encoding alpha/beta fold hydrolase produces MAGNVQQVRFTRVDGHPVAWSAVGTGPPLVIGGWWSSHLELDWRDPAFRALVELLARHRTVVRYDRPGTGLSGRDAPPPAELDAEVAVLDGVLDAVAAALGPGPVALWGASSGAPVAAALAARHPARVAALVLYGSYADGSRIAPPRARAALVELVAHHWGLGSRALTDLFLPGAAPAEREAFARFQRASAAPADAARSLAAVYAFDVRDALPRVTAPTLVLHRADDRAIPVALGREVAALVPGAVFTALEGTEHFPWRGDAGAVARAVLGFLGVGATAPDGPPPALAAVGGLSGRELEVLRLVAQGRADREIARLLVLSPHTVHRHVANVRAKLDLPSRAAAAAFAVREGLI; encoded by the coding sequence ATGGCCGGAAACGTCCAGCAGGTGCGGTTCACGCGGGTGGACGGCCACCCCGTCGCCTGGTCGGCGGTGGGGACGGGCCCGCCGCTGGTGATCGGCGGCTGGTGGTCGAGCCACCTCGAGCTGGACTGGCGCGACCCGGCGTTCCGGGCGCTCGTCGAGCTGCTGGCCCGGCACCGCACGGTCGTCCGCTACGACCGCCCCGGCACGGGGCTCTCCGGCCGCGACGCGCCCCCGCCCGCCGAGCTCGACGCCGAGGTCGCCGTGCTCGACGGGGTCCTCGACGCCGTGGCGGCCGCGCTCGGCCCGGGCCCGGTGGCGCTGTGGGGCGCCTCCTCGGGCGCCCCGGTAGCCGCGGCGCTCGCGGCCCGGCACCCGGCGCGGGTGGCGGCGCTCGTGCTCTACGGCAGCTACGCCGACGGCTCCCGGATCGCGCCGCCGCGGGCGCGGGCGGCCCTGGTCGAGCTGGTGGCCCACCACTGGGGCCTGGGCTCGCGCGCGCTGACCGACCTGTTCCTGCCCGGTGCCGCGCCGGCCGAGCGCGAGGCGTTCGCCCGCTTCCAGCGCGCGTCGGCCGCACCCGCGGACGCCGCGCGCTCGCTCGCCGCGGTGTACGCCTTCGACGTGCGCGACGCCCTGCCCCGCGTCACCGCGCCCACCCTGGTGCTGCACCGCGCCGACGACCGGGCCATCCCGGTGGCGCTGGGCCGCGAGGTGGCCGCGCTCGTGCCGGGCGCGGTGTTCACCGCGCTCGAGGGCACCGAGCACTTCCCGTGGCGGGGGGACGCGGGCGCCGTGGCCCGCGCGGTCCTGGGCTTCCTCGGGGTGGGCGCCACCGCGCCGGACGGCCCGCCGCCCGCCCTCGCGGCCGTCGGCGGTCTCTCCGGCCGGGAGCTGGAGGTCCTGCGGCTGGTCGCGCAGGGCCGGGCCGACCGCGAGATCGCGCGCCTGCTCGTGCTCAGCCCGCACACGGTGCACCGGCACGTGGCGAACGTCCGGGCCAAGCTGGACCTGCCCTCGCGCGCGGCGGCCGCGGCGTTCGCGGTGCGGGAGGGGCTGATCTGA
- a CDS encoding GNAT family N-acetyltransferase produces the protein MLDALFAGLSARSRYLRFHSPTPRLTGVVRRGLLDVDGRDRIALVAHTDDGPVGMTQLVRDARARDEAEVAVAVVDAWQGRGVGRLLVEAAVARARTTGLDRLHARVLAGNAPALGLFRTVLPLCLTRYDGDVLELVGVLGGGSGITLDDVLADLLR, from the coding sequence GTGCTCGACGCCCTGTTCGCCGGGCTCTCCGCGCGGAGCCGGTACCTGCGCTTCCACTCCCCCACCCCGCGGCTGACCGGGGTGGTGCGCCGCGGCCTGCTCGACGTGGACGGGCGCGACCGGATCGCGCTCGTCGCCCACACCGACGACGGGCCGGTCGGGATGACCCAGCTCGTCCGCGACGCGCGTGCCCGCGACGAGGCCGAGGTGGCCGTCGCCGTCGTCGACGCCTGGCAGGGCCGCGGGGTCGGGCGGCTGCTGGTCGAGGCGGCCGTCGCCAGGGCCCGCACCACCGGCCTCGACCGCCTGCACGCGCGCGTGCTCGCGGGCAACGCTCCCGCGCTCGGGCTGTTCCGCACCGTGCTGCCGCTCTGCCTCACCCGGTACGACGGCGACGTCCTCGAGCTCGTCGGGGTGCTCGGGGGCGGGTCCGGGATCACCCTGGACGACGTCCTCGCCGACCTGCTCCGCTGA
- a CDS encoding class I SAM-dependent methyltransferase: MTTTADTAADTAATTALVERLFGAVLAALDVQSIHLGDRLGYYRALRDAGPLTSAELAARTATAERYTREWLEQQAVTGLLVATDAAHDPADAAARRFTLPAAHAEPLTDVLSPNHLVPLTRFLAGVGKQMDALVEAYRTGGGVSWAQHGADAREAQAAANRPLFLGPLGREHLPSIPDVDAALRAGGRVADVGCGLGWSAIGIALAYPDATVDGYDLDEPSIEGARRNAAEAGVGDRVRFHLADAATVAGSGEHFDLVAAFECVHDLPDPVGVLAAMRAPRR; encoded by the coding sequence ATGACCACGACCGCAGACACCGCGGCCGACACCGCCGCCACGACCGCACTGGTCGAGCGCCTGTTCGGCGCCGTCCTCGCCGCGCTCGACGTCCAGTCGATCCACCTCGGCGACCGGCTCGGCTACTACCGGGCCCTGCGCGACGCCGGCCCGCTGACCTCCGCCGAGCTCGCGGCCCGGACCGCCACGGCCGAGCGGTACACCCGCGAGTGGCTCGAGCAGCAGGCCGTCACCGGCCTGCTGGTCGCGACCGACGCGGCCCACGACCCCGCCGACGCCGCGGCGCGGCGGTTCACCCTCCCCGCGGCGCACGCGGAGCCGCTGACCGACGTGCTCAGCCCCAACCACCTCGTGCCGCTGACGCGGTTCCTCGCCGGCGTCGGCAAGCAGATGGACGCGCTGGTCGAGGCGTACCGCACCGGCGGTGGCGTCTCGTGGGCCCAGCACGGCGCGGACGCGCGCGAGGCGCAGGCCGCGGCGAACCGCCCCCTGTTCCTGGGGCCGCTGGGCCGCGAGCACCTGCCGTCGATCCCGGACGTCGACGCGGCCCTGCGCGCCGGTGGCCGGGTCGCCGACGTCGGCTGCGGGCTGGGCTGGTCGGCGATCGGGATCGCCCTGGCCTACCCGGACGCCACCGTCGACGGCTACGACCTCGACGAGCCCTCGATCGAGGGCGCCCGGCGCAACGCGGCCGAGGCCGGGGTCGGCGACCGGGTGCGGTTCCACCTGGCGGACGCGGCGACCGTCGCCGGTTCCGGGGAGCACTTCGACCTCGTCGCGGCGTTCGAGTGCGTGCACGACCTGCCCGACCCGGTCGGCGTGCTGGCCGCGATGCGGGCCCCTCGCCGGTGA
- a CDS encoding class I SAM-dependent methyltransferase gives MTAQEVPAVSVPAPPTRPGLGSRVDAALYGPVLLLGELRGMRRRRAALLGEARGRVLEIGAGTGLNLRHYPDDLDDLVLTEPDPGMAARLRRTVGRSGRRAAVVEAGAEALPAADGSVDTVVSTMVLCTVPDPLAALREIARVLAPGGRLLFCEHVLAADERTVRRQHRFADAWAGFASGCRCDRDLLTAIRGALDVDRVDVETWRGMPVLVHPLVVGSARPRT, from the coding sequence ATGACCGCCCAGGAGGTCCCCGCCGTGTCCGTCCCCGCACCCCCCACCCGCCCGGGCCTCGGCTCGCGCGTCGACGCCGCCCTGTACGGGCCGGTGCTGCTGCTCGGCGAGCTGCGCGGCATGCGCCGGCGCCGCGCGGCGCTCCTCGGCGAGGCCCGCGGCCGCGTGCTGGAGATCGGCGCGGGCACCGGCCTGAACCTGCGCCACTACCCCGACGACCTCGACGACCTCGTGCTCACCGAGCCCGACCCGGGGATGGCCGCACGGCTGCGCCGCACGGTGGGCCGGTCCGGGCGGCGCGCCGCGGTGGTCGAGGCGGGGGCGGAGGCGCTCCCCGCCGCCGACGGGTCGGTCGACACCGTCGTGTCCACGATGGTGCTGTGCACGGTGCCCGACCCGCTCGCCGCGCTGCGCGAGATCGCCCGGGTGCTGGCTCCGGGCGGGCGGCTGCTGTTCTGCGAGCACGTCCTGGCCGCCGACGAGCGCACGGTGCGGCGCCAGCACCGGTTCGCCGACGCCTGGGCCGGCTTCGCGTCCGGCTGCCGCTGCGACCGGGACCTGCTCACCGCGATCCGCGGCGCGCTCGACGTCGACCGGGTCGACGTGGAGACCTGGCGCGGCATGCCGGTGCTCGTGCACCCGCTGGTGGTGGGCTCGGCCAGGCCCCGCACATAG
- the uvrA gene encoding excinuclease ABC subunit UvrA encodes MADRLIVRGAREHNLRGVDLDLPRDSMVVFTGLSGSGKSSLAFDTIFAEGQRRYVESLSAYARQFLGQMDKPDVDFIEGLSPAVSIDQKSTNRNPRSTVGTITEVYDYLRLLYARAGVPHCPVCGHVIEKQTPQQIVDQVLAMEEGARFQVLAPVVRTRKGEFVDLFDQLQTQGYSRVLVDGTVHQLTNPPKLKKQEKHDISVVVDRLSVKGSAKQRLTDSVETALRLADGLIVLEFVDLPEDDLHREVRFSERMACPNGHTLALDELEPRTFSFNSPYGACPECSGIGIKKEVDPELVVPDPDASLAAGAIAPWSTGQSAEYFGRLLEGLASAIGFRMDTPWRKLSAAEQKAVLHGSDDQVHVRYRNRYGRERSYYASYEGVIPFLERRLDQTESDSQRERYEGYMRDVPCPVCKGARLRPEVLAVTLTHRDQGERSIAEISAMSVAECSEFLDGMVLDRRQTVIAGSILKEVQARLGFLLDVGLHYLSLSRAAGSLSGGEAQRIRLATQIGSGLVGVLYVLDEPSIGLHQRDNRRLIQTLVRLRDLGNTLIVVEHDEDTIRASDWAVDIGPGAGEHGGHIVYSGPVDGLESHDTSLTGAYLSGRRSIPVPAERRTPDPERKLTIVGAREHNLRGIDVDIPLGCLVSITGVSGSGKSTLINDILATVLANKLNGARQVPGRHTRITGLDELDKLVRVDQSPIGRTPRSNPATYTGVWDQVRKLFASTTEAKVRGYQPGRFSFNVKGGRCEACSGDGTIKIEMNFLPDVYVPCEVCKGARYNRETLEVHYKGKTVADVLDMPIEEGAEFFAPINSISRYLRTLVDVGLGYVRLGQPAPTLSGGEAQRVKLASELQKRSNGRTVYILDEPTTGLHFEDIRKLLLVINGLVEKGNSVLVIEHNLDVIKTSDWIIDMGPEGGSGGGTVVAEGTPEQIAAHPTSYTGQFLQGLVTPQEVRPAPARRRKAGSTAVRAAG; translated from the coding sequence GTGGCGGATCGTCTGATCGTGCGCGGCGCCCGCGAGCACAACCTGCGCGGCGTCGACCTCGACCTGCCGCGCGACAGCATGGTCGTGTTCACCGGGCTGTCCGGCTCGGGCAAGTCGAGCCTCGCGTTCGACACGATCTTCGCCGAGGGGCAGCGCCGGTACGTCGAGTCGCTCTCGGCCTACGCGCGGCAGTTCCTCGGGCAGATGGACAAGCCGGACGTCGACTTCATCGAGGGGCTCTCGCCCGCGGTGTCGATCGACCAGAAGTCCACCAACCGCAACCCGCGCTCCACCGTCGGCACGATCACCGAGGTCTACGACTACCTGCGCCTGCTCTACGCGCGCGCCGGCGTCCCGCACTGCCCGGTCTGCGGGCACGTGATCGAGAAGCAGACGCCGCAGCAGATCGTCGACCAGGTGCTGGCGATGGAGGAGGGCGCGCGGTTCCAGGTGCTCGCGCCCGTCGTGCGCACCCGCAAGGGCGAGTTCGTCGACCTGTTCGACCAGCTGCAGACGCAGGGCTACTCGCGCGTGCTGGTCGACGGCACGGTGCACCAGCTCACGAACCCGCCGAAGCTGAAGAAGCAGGAGAAGCACGACATCTCCGTCGTGGTCGACCGGCTCTCGGTCAAGGGGTCGGCGAAGCAGCGGCTCACCGACTCGGTGGAGACGGCGCTGCGGCTGGCCGACGGGCTGATCGTGCTGGAGTTCGTCGACCTCCCCGAGGACGACCTGCACCGCGAGGTCCGGTTCTCCGAGCGCATGGCCTGCCCCAACGGGCACACGCTCGCGCTCGACGAGCTGGAGCCGCGCACGTTCTCCTTCAACTCGCCCTACGGCGCGTGCCCGGAGTGCAGCGGCATCGGCATCAAGAAGGAGGTCGACCCGGAGCTCGTCGTGCCCGACCCGGACGCCTCCCTGGCCGCCGGGGCGATCGCGCCGTGGTCCACCGGGCAGTCCGCCGAGTACTTCGGGCGGCTGCTGGAGGGGCTGGCGAGCGCGATCGGGTTCCGGATGGACACGCCGTGGCGCAAGCTGTCGGCCGCCGAGCAGAAGGCCGTGCTGCACGGCAGCGACGACCAGGTGCACGTCCGCTACCGCAACCGCTACGGCCGCGAGCGCTCGTACTACGCCAGCTACGAGGGCGTCATCCCGTTCCTGGAGCGCCGGCTCGACCAGACGGAGTCCGACTCGCAGCGCGAGCGCTACGAGGGCTACATGCGCGACGTGCCGTGCCCGGTCTGCAAGGGCGCGCGGCTGCGACCCGAGGTCCTCGCCGTCACGCTCACCCACCGCGACCAGGGCGAGCGGTCGATCGCCGAGATCTCGGCGATGTCGGTGGCCGAGTGCTCGGAGTTCCTCGACGGGATGGTGCTCGACCGCAGGCAGACGGTCATCGCAGGCTCCATCCTCAAGGAGGTGCAGGCGCGCCTGGGCTTCCTGCTCGACGTCGGCCTGCACTACCTCTCGCTCTCGCGCGCGGCCGGCTCGCTGTCCGGCGGCGAGGCGCAGCGCATCCGGCTGGCCACGCAGATCGGCTCGGGCCTGGTCGGCGTGCTCTACGTCCTCGACGAGCCGTCGATCGGGCTGCACCAGCGCGACAACCGCCGGCTCATCCAGACGCTGGTCCGGCTGCGCGACCTGGGCAACACGCTGATCGTCGTCGAGCACGACGAGGACACCATCCGGGCGTCCGACTGGGCCGTCGACATCGGCCCGGGCGCGGGCGAGCACGGCGGGCACATCGTCTACAGCGGCCCCGTCGACGGGCTGGAGTCCCACGACACCTCGCTCACCGGCGCCTACCTGTCCGGGCGGCGGTCCATCCCGGTGCCGGCGGAGCGGCGCACGCCCGACCCGGAGCGCAAGCTCACGATCGTCGGCGCGCGTGAGCACAACCTGCGCGGCATCGACGTCGACATCCCGCTCGGCTGCCTCGTCTCGATCACCGGGGTGTCCGGCTCGGGCAAGTCGACGCTGATCAACGACATCCTCGCCACGGTGCTGGCCAACAAGCTCAACGGCGCCCGCCAGGTGCCGGGCCGGCACACCCGCATCACCGGGCTCGACGAGCTCGACAAGCTGGTGCGCGTCGACCAGAGCCCGATCGGCCGCACCCCGCGCTCCAACCCGGCCACCTACACCGGCGTGTGGGACCAGGTGCGCAAGCTTTTCGCCTCCACCACCGAGGCCAAGGTGCGCGGCTACCAGCCCGGGCGGTTCTCGTTCAACGTCAAGGGCGGGCGCTGCGAGGCGTGCTCCGGCGACGGCACGATCAAGATCGAGATGAACTTCCTGCCCGACGTCTACGTGCCGTGCGAGGTCTGCAAGGGCGCGCGCTACAACCGCGAGACGCTCGAGGTGCACTACAAAGGCAAGACCGTCGCCGACGTGCTCGACATGCCGATCGAGGAGGGCGCCGAGTTCTTCGCGCCGATCAACTCGATCAGCCGGTACCTGCGCACGCTCGTCGACGTCGGGCTGGGCTACGTCCGGCTCGGCCAGCCCGCGCCCACGCTGTCGGGCGGCGAGGCCCAGCGCGTGAAGCTGGCGTCGGAGCTGCAGAAGCGGTCCAACGGGCGCACCGTCTACATCCTCGACGAGCCCACCACCGGCCTGCACTTCGAGGACATCCGCAAGCTGCTGCTCGTCATCAACGGGCTGGTCGAGAAGGGCAACTCGGTGCTGGTCATCGAGCACAACCTCGACGTCATCAAGACCAGCGACTGGATCATCGACATGGGCCCGGAGGGCGGCTCGGGCGGCGGCACCGTCGTCGCGGAGGGCACGCCGGAGCAGATCGCCGCGCACCCCACGAGCTACACCGGGCAGTTCCTCCAGGGCCTCGTCACGCCGCAGGAGGTGCGCCCGGCCCCGGCCCGGCGCCGCAAGGCCGGGTCGACGGCGGTGCGCGCGGCAGGGTGA
- a CDS encoding SMI1/KNR4 family protein: MDDLTAAWTAWTMALAAAGFDVGPHLNAPADAGAVAAAQESSGVRFPAELVALYALADGQGPSPEAPQAFPHHRFLPVAQARTAWGGWDDLLRHEGPSGTAAHAEYVTVRPGDPVRRAYWLAGWWPLAEDGGGNVLVVDTDPAPGGTVGQVVVAGPDEDERRVLAPGVAAYLRALAAADLETEEVDEGVVWWDARGLR; the protein is encoded by the coding sequence GTGGACGACCTCACCGCCGCCTGGACCGCCTGGACCATGGCGCTCGCCGCCGCCGGGTTCGACGTCGGCCCGCACCTGAACGCACCGGCCGACGCCGGGGCGGTGGCCGCCGCGCAGGAGTCGTCCGGCGTCCGGTTCCCCGCGGAGCTGGTGGCGCTCTACGCGCTCGCCGACGGGCAGGGGCCGTCGCCCGAGGCGCCGCAGGCCTTCCCGCACCACCGCTTCCTGCCCGTCGCGCAGGCCCGCACCGCGTGGGGCGGGTGGGACGACCTGCTGCGGCACGAGGGCCCGTCCGGGACGGCCGCCCACGCCGAGTACGTGACGGTCCGCCCCGGCGACCCGGTCCGGCGCGCCTACTGGCTCGCGGGGTGGTGGCCGCTGGCCGAGGACGGCGGCGGGAACGTGCTGGTCGTCGACACCGACCCGGCGCCCGGCGGGACGGTCGGGCAGGTCGTCGTGGCCGGGCCCGACGAGGACGAGCGCCGCGTCCTCGCCCCTGGTGTGGCGGCGTACCTGCGCGCGCTCGCGGCCGCCGACCTGGAGACCGAGGAGGTCGACGAGGGCGTCGTGTGGTGGGACGCCCGCGGCCTGCGGTGA
- a CDS encoding polyamine aminopropyltransferase has translation MTAPPVLDVPADAPPLGTRRARPLLLAAVAVCAACGLVYELVLLTLAVTLAGGGIAVTSLIVAGFVAALGVGALAAKPLLPHAAPAFVAIEIVLGVVGGLSATALYVAFSFHGTSSAVLVLATAVIGVLVGAEVPLLMTLLAGDGRSAGRLVADLNAADYAGALVGGLAWPFVLLPLVGQIRGSAVTGMVNLVAAAVVAAFVLRGRLGVRARAVATAALLVAATGLAVLLVEAQDIVETSRQRLYADPVVVDETSAYQQIVVTERGDDVRLYLDGDLQFSSVDEHRYTEALVHPVLARDPARVLVLGGGDGLAARELLRHPSVTEVVQVELDPAVLDLGRTRLAELNDHSLDDPRVRLVVDDGFRWLREAPPGTFDAVVVDLPDPDTPVLGRLYSTEFYGLVARALTPGGQLVVQSGSPYSTPQAYWRTVSTVAAAGLGVTPYHVHVPSFGDWGFTLAAPGAAPPLVLSPRAPELRFLDEAGLAAAAVFPRDRPPLDLEPSTLDRPLIVDDTRAGYVR, from the coding sequence GTGACCGCCCCGCCCGTGCTCGACGTCCCCGCCGACGCCCCGCCGCTCGGGACGCGCCGGGCGCGCCCGCTCCTGCTCGCCGCGGTCGCGGTGTGCGCGGCGTGCGGGCTGGTCTACGAGCTGGTGCTGCTCACCCTGGCCGTGACGCTCGCCGGGGGCGGCATCGCCGTCACCTCGCTCATCGTGGCCGGGTTCGTCGCCGCGCTGGGTGTCGGGGCGCTGGCAGCCAAGCCGCTGCTGCCGCACGCGGCGCCGGCGTTCGTCGCGATCGAGATCGTGCTCGGGGTGGTCGGCGGGCTCTCGGCCACCGCGCTCTACGTCGCCTTCTCCTTCCACGGCACGAGCAGCGCCGTGCTCGTGCTGGCCACGGCCGTGATCGGGGTGCTGGTCGGCGCCGAGGTGCCGCTGCTGATGACGCTGCTCGCGGGCGACGGGCGCTCCGCCGGACGGCTCGTCGCCGACCTCAACGCCGCCGACTACGCCGGTGCGCTGGTCGGCGGGCTGGCCTGGCCGTTCGTGCTGCTGCCGCTGGTCGGGCAGATCCGCGGCTCGGCCGTGACGGGCATGGTCAACCTCGTGGCCGCCGCGGTCGTCGCGGCGTTCGTCCTGCGCGGGCGGCTCGGCGTGCGGGCGCGGGCCGTCGCCACGGCGGCGCTGCTCGTGGCGGCCACCGGGCTCGCCGTGCTGCTGGTCGAGGCCCAGGACATCGTCGAGACCTCGCGCCAGCGGCTCTACGCCGACCCGGTCGTCGTCGACGAGACGTCGGCCTACCAGCAGATCGTGGTCACCGAGCGGGGCGACGACGTGCGCCTCTACCTCGACGGCGACCTGCAGTTCTCCAGCGTCGACGAGCACCGCTACACCGAGGCCCTCGTGCACCCCGTGCTCGCGCGCGATCCGGCGCGGGTGCTCGTGCTCGGCGGCGGCGACGGCCTCGCGGCCCGGGAGCTGCTGCGCCACCCGTCGGTCACCGAGGTGGTGCAGGTCGAGCTGGACCCCGCCGTGCTCGACCTGGGCCGCACCCGCCTGGCCGAGCTCAACGACCACTCCCTCGACGACCCGCGCGTGCGCCTCGTCGTCGACGACGGGTTCCGCTGGCTGCGCGAGGCGCCGCCCGGCACCTTCGACGCCGTGGTCGTCGACCTGCCCGACCCCGACACCCCCGTGCTCGGGCGGCTGTACTCCACGGAGTTCTACGGCCTCGTCGCCCGCGCGCTGACCCCGGGCGGGCAGCTCGTCGTGCAGTCGGGCAGCCCCTACTCGACGCCGCAGGCCTACTGGCGCACGGTGTCGACCGTCGCGGCGGCCGGGCTCGGCGTCACGCCGTACCACGTGCACGTGCCCAGCTTCGGCGACTGGGGCTTCACGCTCGCCGCGCCCGGCGCGGCGCCGCCGCTCGTGCTGTCCCCGCGGGCGCCGGAGCTGCGGTTCCTCGACGAGGCCGGGCTCGCCGCCGCCGCGGTGTTCCCGCGCGACCGCCCGCCCCTGGACCTGGAGCCGTCCACGCTGGACCGGCCGCTGATCGTCGACGACACCCGGGCCGGCTACGTGCGCTGA
- a CDS encoding DUF350 domain-containing protein, giving the protein MEFGSVDATLLGQGVLATLLYFVVGFAVLALGFVALDVLTPGNLRHQVYTDRNPNAAILLAANHLALALIVVTAILTSDDALGQGLVDSLVYGLLGVVLQGVALRLLDAFVPGHLRALVTETRMSGAAWAVGSSLLAIGAVNAAALS; this is encoded by the coding sequence ATGGAGTTCGGATCCGTGGACGCCACCCTGCTCGGTCAGGGCGTGCTCGCCACCCTGCTGTACTTCGTCGTCGGGTTCGCCGTGCTGGCGCTGGGCTTCGTCGCGCTCGACGTGCTGACGCCAGGCAACCTGCGGCACCAGGTCTACACCGACCGCAACCCCAACGCCGCGATCCTGCTGGCCGCCAACCACCTGGCCCTGGCGCTGATCGTGGTCACCGCGATCCTGACCAGCGACGACGCGCTCGGCCAGGGCCTGGTCGACTCGCTGGTCTACGGCCTGCTCGGCGTGGTCCTGCAGGGCGTGGCCCTGCGGCTGCTCGACGCCTTCGTGCCGGGGCACCTGCGCGCGCTGGTCACCGAGACCCGGATGAGCGGCGCCGCCTGGGCCGTCGGGTCGAGCCTGCTCGCGATCGGGGCGGTGAACGCGGCGGCCCTCTCGTGA
- a CDS encoding DUF4247 domain-containing protein: MRRGARRWAAGALLLALLTGCGAGSDVRSFLDDTFDEQSESGDTSTYLAAAPVAAAASQITGAVPPAARATDAGTEYLRYDDDIVVVSPASGGSTVRVEDLDGPYRDGTYAYLGQGFTPGSPAATDDDDDDVK; the protein is encoded by the coding sequence GTGAGGCGGGGCGCGAGGCGGTGGGCCGCCGGGGCGCTGCTGCTCGCCCTGCTGACCGGCTGCGGCGCGGGCTCGGACGTCCGCAGCTTCCTCGACGACACGTTCGACGAGCAGAGCGAGTCCGGCGACACCAGCACCTACCTGGCCGCCGCGCCCGTCGCGGCGGCGGCGTCGCAGATCACCGGGGCCGTGCCGCCGGCGGCCCGGGCGACCGACGCGGGCACCGAGTACCTGCGCTACGACGACGACATCGTCGTCGTCAGCCCGGCGAGCGGCGGCAGCACCGTCCGGGTCGAGGACCTCGACGGCCCCTACCGCGACGGCACCTACGCCTACCTCGGCCAGGGCTTCACCCCCGGTTCCCCGGCCGCCACCGACGATGACGACGACGACGTGAAGTGA
- a CDS encoding DUF2617 family protein gives MTLHRLRVLPRDVAADALGLLLDGPVPPVLAELALDHGGQRLVLGVLGASHAVTATAGADRLTEQVSCDAVAAGGRPLPRSARAGAYRMTSQSTTVPAADLAATAADLRARAADDGSWICGAFPGDGAALTALTGSPVPTGGWTWRTWHLYPGPEEGVIVTTRSRWTP, from the coding sequence ATGACGCTGCACCGGCTGCGGGTGCTGCCGCGCGACGTCGCCGCCGACGCGCTCGGCCTGCTGCTCGACGGCCCCGTGCCCCCGGTCCTCGCCGAGCTGGCCCTGGACCACGGCGGGCAGCGGCTCGTGCTGGGCGTCCTCGGCGCCTCGCACGCCGTCACGGCCACCGCGGGCGCCGACCGCCTCACCGAGCAGGTGTCCTGCGACGCCGTGGCCGCGGGCGGGCGGCCGCTGCCGCGCAGCGCCCGGGCGGGGGCGTACCGCATGACCTCGCAGAGCACGACCGTCCCCGCGGCCGACCTGGCCGCCACCGCGGCCGACCTGCGCGCCCGCGCGGCCGACGACGGGTCGTGGATCTGCGGCGCGTTCCCCGGCGACGGGGCCGCGCTCACCGCGCTGACCGGCTCACCGGTCCCCACCGGCGGCTGGACCTGGCGCACCTGGCACCTCTACCCCGGACCCGAGGAGGGCGTGATCGTGACGACGCGGAGCAGGTGGACGCCGTGA
- a CDS encoding OsmC family protein, which produces MGEPNVWSTARLADGTGRDADVEVNGYVLSCAVPHDDAEPTGATPFGLLAASLSSCTVMSVRTFLHRWRVEPGEVTVRVSVLPGPTPMLERRVTVDGAVEADLREQLAVEVDNTPVTRLLRDAVPIRTVLVTG; this is translated from the coding sequence GTGGGAGAACCGAACGTGTGGTCCACCGCCCGCCTCGCCGACGGCACGGGCCGCGACGCCGACGTCGAGGTCAACGGGTACGTGCTGAGCTGCGCCGTCCCCCACGACGACGCCGAGCCGACCGGCGCCACCCCCTTCGGCCTGCTGGCCGCCTCGCTGTCCTCGTGCACGGTGATGTCGGTGCGGACGTTCCTGCACCGCTGGCGCGTGGAGCCGGGCGAGGTCACCGTGCGGGTGTCGGTCCTGCCCGGGCCCACGCCCATGCTCGAGCGCCGGGTGACCGTCGACGGGGCGGTGGAGGCGGACCTGCGCGAGCAGCTGGCCGTGGAGGTCGACAACACCCCGGTCACCCGTCTGCTGCGGGACGCCGTGCCGATCCGGACGGTGCTGGTGACGGGCTGA
- a CDS encoding ABC transporter ATP-binding protein, producing the protein MTLLVVRDLVSGYDRSTVLSGVDLDLSAGSTLALLGRNGAGKSTLVMTLAGLVPVTSGSVVLDGVELAGRRADVIAKTGVALVPQGRRVWSTLTVAEHLSLASRSRRGHRHSATWTVDGILDLLPRLRERRKQLAGQLSGGEQQMLAVARALLTNPRLVLLDEPSDGLAPAIVEQIGGVITTMRAEGVAVLLVEQDLHLAFGVADEVAVMARGEIVHRVPTGEFRRDPDTAQRLLGVA; encoded by the coding sequence ATGACTCTCCTGGTGGTGCGCGACCTCGTCTCGGGCTACGACCGGAGCACCGTGCTGAGCGGGGTCGACCTCGACCTCTCCGCCGGCTCGACCCTCGCGCTGCTGGGGCGCAACGGCGCGGGCAAGTCGACGCTGGTGATGACACTCGCCGGCCTGGTGCCGGTGACGTCCGGCTCGGTCGTGCTCGACGGCGTCGAGCTCGCCGGGCGGCGCGCCGACGTCATCGCGAAGACCGGGGTGGCGCTGGTGCCGCAGGGCCGCCGCGTGTGGTCGACGCTGACGGTGGCGGAGCACCTGTCGCTGGCCTCGCGCTCCCGTCGCGGGCACCGGCACAGCGCGACCTGGACCGTCGACGGCATCCTCGACCTGCTGCCCCGCCTGCGGGAACGGCGCAAGCAGCTCGCCGGCCAGCTCTCCGGCGGGGAGCAGCAGATGCTCGCCGTCGCGCGCGCCCTGCTCACCAACCCCCGGCTCGTGCTGCTCGACGAGCCCTCCGACGGCCTCGCCCCCGCCATCGTCGAGCAGATCGGCGGGGTGATCACGACGATGCGGGCCGAGGGCGTCGCGGTCCTGCTGGTGGAGCAGGACCTGCACCTGGCCTTCGGCGTGGCGGACGAGGTGGCGGTGATGGCGCGGGGGGAGATCGTGCACCGGGTGCCGACGGGGGAGTTCCGGCGGGACCCCGACACGGCCCAGCGGCTGCTCGGGGTGGCCTGA